A genomic segment from Clostridium pasteurianum BC1 encodes:
- a CDS encoding ABC transporter ATP-binding protein, whose translation MGNIIELKDINKVQGKRIKTKILHNVNLSIEEGSFNSIVGASGSGKSTLLNIMGTLDKPTTGQVYIENKRIDKMSRRALAALRNRKIGFIFQFHYLLPEFNTMENVIMPRAINRLFYGRQTRERAEMLLDLVGLSSVKENKVYDLSGGQQQRVAIARALMNNTKIILADEPTGNLDSNSAENIYNVFRDINKNFKTTFVIITHDERIAKKADRRINIKDGVVTG comes from the coding sequence ATGGGTAATATTATAGAACTTAAAGATATAAATAAAGTACAGGGCAAAAGGATTAAAACTAAGATTCTGCATAATGTTAATTTATCTATTGAGGAAGGATCCTTTAATTCAATTGTAGGGGCTTCAGGCAGTGGTAAAAGTACTCTCTTAAATATAATGGGAACATTAGACAAACCTACTACTGGACAAGTTTATATTGAGAATAAAAGAATTGATAAAATGAGTAGAAGGGCTTTGGCAGCTCTTAGAAATAGAAAGATAGGTTTTATCTTTCAGTTTCATTATCTTTTGCCAGAGTTTAATACCATGGAGAATGTCATTATGCCCCGTGCAATAAACAGACTTTTTTATGGAAGACAAACTCGTGAAAGGGCAGAGATGCTTTTGGATTTAGTTGGACTTTCTTCAGTTAAAGAGAATAAAGTTTATGATTTATCTGGGGGACAGCAGCAAAGAGTTGCCATTGCAAGGGCCCTTATGAATAATACTAAAATAATACTTGCAGATGAACCTACAGGTAATTTGGATTCTAATTCAGCAGAGAATATATATAATGTATTTAGGGATATAAATAAGAACTTTAAGACAACTTTTGTTATAATAACTCATGACGAGAGAATAGCTAAAAAAGCAGATAGAAGAATTAATATAAAAGACGGAGTAGTTACAGGGTGA